A stretch of the Acidimicrobiia bacterium genome encodes the following:
- a CDS encoding histone deacetylase family protein, whose protein sequence is MNVIFAEEQKKHSPKLILSSGASEANPEVPERAERLLAAAIGSGLTLERPPDYGLDPISAVHSAEYLHFLQNIHTRWKRIPDASEDVIPNIHPDRRDCGYPASAVGQVGYHVFDGAAPITADTWESARWSANSAVHAALDVIGGADASYALARPPGHHATKDQAGGFCYLNNTAIAAQVLRSQHPRVAILDVDVHHGNGTQNIFYDRSDVLTVSIHADPVRFYPFFWGYTNERGEGSGLGSNLNLALPRGTGDDNYLKALDGAIGRIEAFTPGALVIALGLDAHEKDPFQGMTITTEGFGRIANRIAKLNLPTVMVQEGGYLTDALGTNLSSFLHGFSN, encoded by the coding sequence TCATTTTTGCCGAAGAACAAAAGAAGCACTCACCGAAACTGATCCTTTCGTCGGGTGCCAGCGAGGCAAATCCCGAAGTCCCTGAACGTGCCGAGCGCCTGCTGGCGGCGGCCATCGGCAGCGGTCTGACCCTGGAGCGGCCACCCGACTACGGCCTCGACCCGATCTCGGCGGTGCATTCGGCCGAGTATTTGCACTTCCTGCAAAACATCCACACAAGATGGAAGCGGATCCCGGACGCCTCCGAAGACGTCATTCCGAATATTCATCCCGACCGACGCGACTGCGGCTACCCGGCGTCGGCGGTCGGACAGGTTGGCTATCACGTCTTCGACGGGGCGGCCCCCATCACCGCCGACACCTGGGAGAGCGCCAGGTGGAGCGCCAACAGCGCCGTTCACGCCGCCCTTGACGTTATCGGCGGGGCCGATGCCAGCTATGCACTCGCCCGACCCCCGGGCCACCACGCCACGAAAGACCAGGCAGGGGGATTCTGCTACTTGAACAACACCGCCATCGCTGCCCAGGTGCTGCGATCGCAACACCCGCGGGTCGCCATCCTTGACGTCGACGTGCATCATGGCAACGGAACCCAGAACATTTTCTACGACCGCTCGGACGTCTTGACGGTTTCGATACACGCCGATCCGGTCCGCTTCTATCCCTTCTTTTGGGGCTACACCAACGAACGTGGCGAAGGATCCGGCCTCGGCTCCAACCTCAATCTGGCCCTCCCCCGGGGTACCGGCGACGACAACTATCTCAAAGCTCTGGATGGCGCAATCGGTCGAATAGAGGCGTTCACTCCGGGTGCGCTCGTGATCGCCCTGGGCCTCGACGCCCACGAAAAAGACCCGTTTCAGGGTATGACGATCACCACCGAAGGCTTCGGCCGCATTGCTAATCGGATTGCCAAACTCAACCTGCCGACGGTGATGGTGCAAGAAGGCGGCTACCTCACCGACGCGCTCGGCACCAACCTCAGTTCGTTCTTGCACGGTTTCTCCAACTAG
- a CDS encoding adenylate/guanylate cyclase domain-containing protein, whose product MNLFRSEEHLKRWLHYFHAVGDYVLPVSDWAVVFSSSMFRRRLDPDYLSQASAYLEDYRQALRAKGKAMPAPDRILSTVMFTDIVDSTKLAARIGDSEWRKLLKRHDDIARSQIDHFGGRVIKHTGDGFLSTFKSPARAIRCATAIGRAMPDLGLEVRAGIHSGECEVIGEDLGGIAVHIGARIGALAGPGEVLVSGTVKDAVTGSNVTFDDRGLYELKGVPGSWQLYVVSS is encoded by the coding sequence ATGAACCTCTTCCGGTCGGAAGAGCATCTCAAAAGATGGCTCCACTACTTCCACGCCGTCGGCGATTATGTGTTGCCGGTTAGTGATTGGGCGGTGGTTTTCAGCTCCTCAATGTTCCGGAGACGACTCGATCCCGACTATCTCTCCCAGGCCTCGGCGTATCTGGAGGACTATCGGCAAGCGCTCCGAGCCAAAGGAAAAGCGATGCCTGCGCCTGACCGGATTCTGTCCACAGTCATGTTCACAGACATTGTGGATTCGACAAAGCTGGCTGCCCGAATTGGCGACAGCGAATGGCGAAAACTGCTCAAACGTCACGACGACATTGCTCGAAGCCAGATCGATCATTTTGGTGGTCGGGTGATCAAACACACGGGCGATGGGTTCTTGTCCACTTTCAAAAGTCCCGCTCGGGCGATTCGATGCGCTACTGCCATCGGTCGGGCTATGCCCGACCTCGGGCTAGAGGTACGGGCGGGAATCCATTCCGGCGAATGCGAGGTCATTGGCGAGGACCTCGGTGGCATTGCTGTCCACATCGGTGCCCGAATCGGAGCTCTGGCGGGCCCTGGCGAAGTGCTTGTGTCGGGAACCGTTAAGGATGCTGTGACTGGATCAAATGTGACGTTCGACGATCGTGGACTCTATGAGTTGAAAGGCGTGCCAGGCTCCTGGCAGCTGTATGTCGTCTCGTCGTGA
- a CDS encoding thiamine pyrophosphate-dependent dehydrogenase E1 component subunit alpha — protein sequence MNETIRLTAYRWMTLTRTFDETMVAMWKQGRGIGGTFSERGHEAVSVGAGLALGPDDVVAPMHRDLGTYLLRGMTPERIFGNLLGRQMGVSGGRDSNLHGLGDLDLNIIGFISHIPQAIPTALGAAMAFRYRDEPRVAMTFVGDGGSCSGAFHESLNMAALYNAPFVLIIENNQYAYSTPLSQEMKVADIAGRLPGYGLAATTVDGNDVEAVHAATTDAVERARAGGGPSVIEARTMRMLGHAIHDGAEYVPEALLAEWESRDPVRMFRTRLINSGVPETDLDALDQAAATEIAAAVRVAEAAPLPNPESVSEGVFA from the coding sequence ATGAACGAAACAATACGCTTGACTGCCTACCGGTGGATGACACTCACCCGCACGTTCGACGAGACCATGGTAGCGATGTGGAAGCAGGGCAGGGGCATCGGCGGCACGTTCTCGGAACGGGGCCATGAAGCGGTTTCGGTTGGGGCGGGCTTGGCCCTCGGTCCCGACGATGTGGTAGCCCCCATGCATCGGGATCTCGGGACGTACCTGCTGCGTGGCATGACCCCGGAGCGAATTTTCGGCAATCTGCTCGGCCGCCAGATGGGCGTGAGTGGTGGGCGAGATTCAAACCTGCACGGATTGGGCGATCTCGATCTGAACATCATCGGATTCATCTCTCACATCCCCCAGGCGATACCGACTGCGCTCGGGGCGGCCATGGCGTTCCGATACCGGGACGAACCGCGGGTAGCGATGACGTTTGTGGGTGACGGCGGATCATGCTCGGGCGCCTTCCACGAATCTCTCAATATGGCAGCGTTGTACAACGCTCCGTTTGTCCTCATCATCGAAAACAACCAGTACGCCTACTCCACACCACTCAGTCAGGAAATGAAAGTCGCTGACATCGCCGGCCGATTGCCGGGATATGGGTTGGCTGCCACCACGGTCGACGGCAACGACGTCGAGGCCGTCCATGCCGCCACCACCGATGCGGTGGAACGAGCTCGGGCAGGAGGCGGCCCTTCGGTCATCGAGGCGCGCACCATGCGTATGCTCGGACATGCCATTCACGACGGGGCCGAATACGTTCCCGAAGCGTTGCTGGCCGAGTGGGAAAGCCGTGACCCGGTTCGCATGTTCCGAACAAGACTCATCAACAGTGGGGTTCCTGAGACGGATCTGGACGCCCTCGACCAGGCGGCGGCCACCGAAATCGCGGCCGCCGTTCGAGTTGCCGAAGCCGCTCCGCTTCCGAACCCCGAATCGGTCAGTGAAGGGGTTTTCGCATGA